In a genomic window of Methanorbis rubei:
- a CDS encoding winged helix-turn-helix transcriptional regulator has protein sequence MADDTVISRGSLIISAVPDDFEDDETLAPIENPWIMDPISELEYILTILYTGVWGLPSILISQLLAIFTIFLGAGALGLLVTRKKLPDDPESRPMIVYNAIKENPGMTMAQLQKLTGIPRGSINYTIHRLSLAGKIKKTTDSGAGNYYPVNVQVAGHEEFMHKVLTEERPNKIFQTIIDHPGVSQKILVEKTGIPQTTLQWHLSQLAKYNAIESVRNKNTVHYTAISDYVLLYNQLVGTKKQEIETKNNENVDKISGETTKKNTDNTNES, from the coding sequence ATGGCAGATGACACTGTAATTTCGAGGGGGAGCCTGATCATCTCCGCAGTCCCAGACGATTTTGAAGATGACGAAACATTGGCACCTATCGAAAATCCTTGGATCATGGATCCGATATCAGAGTTAGAATATATTCTTACAATACTTTACACTGGAGTATGGGGTCTTCCTTCAATACTCATTTCACAACTCCTTGCAATATTCACAATTTTCCTCGGTGCAGGCGCTCTCGGCCTCCTCGTCACCCGCAAAAAACTCCCCGATGATCCTGAATCACGTCCAATGATTGTCTACAATGCAATCAAAGAAAATCCGGGAATGACCATGGCACAACTGCAGAAACTCACCGGAATTCCACGCGGATCAATTAACTACACGATTCATCGCTTAAGTCTTGCAGGCAAAATCAAAAAGACCACAGACAGTGGCGCGGGAAATTATTATCCTGTCAATGTCCAAGTAGCCGGACACGAAGAGTTCATGCACAAAGTCCTCACAGAGGAAAGGCCGAATAAAATATTTCAGACCATCATCGATCACCCCGGAGTTTCTCAAAAGATCTTAGTCGAAAAGACCGGTATTCCTCAGACAACACTTCAGTGGCATCTGTCCCAACTGGCAAAATACAATGCAATTGAAAGCGTTCGCAACAAAAACACAGTTCATTACACCGCAATCTCTGACTACGTTCTGCTGTACAATCAGCTTGTTGGAACAAAAAAACAGGAAATAGAGACTAAAAACAATGAAAATGTCGATAAGATTTCCGGAGAAACAACAAAGAAAAACACCGACAACACAAACGAATCATAA
- the feoB gene encoding ferrous iron transport protein B, translating into MSEKRIIVALAGNPNCGKTTLFNNLTGMRHHVGNWPGKTVTIERKEGKATYEGTTLEIVDLPGTYSLSSRSLEEEITVEYLLHEKPDVVVNIVDAAHLERNLYLTLQLIELGVPLILALNMNRYADAEGIIIDTKKLSASLGVSVVRIEAIDDTGKDQLIQEVLKKPAATTNPPHYSNEIEQHLAELLKILPEVSRWDLIQYLIHGAPENFSEEARAEIEKTRKHLEEIFGTTPQEVFADQRYGYIAGILHESVNLHADSGGKNQSERIDRFVTNKWLGFPIFLVVMYAVFQIVFMLGAPFMDMIDTIFGTISEMAGDALAASGAPAWVSSFVCDGVISGVGSVVIFLPNIILLFILLAILEDSGYLARVAVIMDRIMHRLGLHGKSFIPMMLGFGCGVPAIMATRTMETERERLLTILLTPFMSCSARLPVYLLLVGIFFVPQVQGLVMFSLYLLGILVALIVGLLLRKTLFKGESSAFVLEMPPYRIPTIKGVLIHSFEHAGMFLKKAGVIIFPAVLLMWLLASLPFGVEYGSSESVIGMIGSAIAPIFAPLGFGIPEAAIAIIMGLIAKEVVVATFGTLFGVGEEALGDVLMNVFTPLSAYSFMVFILLYMPCLAAMLTVKQETNSWKITVGAAVMMCVVAWIVSFIIYQGGVLLGFG; encoded by the coding sequence ATCCGAACTGCGGCAAGACCACTCTTTTCAACAACCTTACCGGCATGCGCCACCATGTGGGAAACTGGCCGGGAAAAACCGTCACCATCGAACGAAAAGAAGGAAAGGCAACCTATGAAGGAACAACCCTTGAGATCGTTGACCTCCCCGGGACCTACAGCCTGAGCAGCAGATCTCTCGAAGAGGAGATTACCGTTGAGTACCTCCTGCATGAAAAGCCGGACGTCGTGGTCAATATTGTGGACGCCGCACATCTCGAACGAAATCTCTACCTGACCCTTCAGCTGATTGAGCTTGGCGTCCCGCTGATTCTCGCACTGAACATGAACCGGTATGCGGACGCTGAAGGCATCATCATCGACACCAAAAAACTCTCCGCATCCCTTGGTGTTTCGGTCGTGCGAATTGAAGCGATCGATGACACCGGAAAGGATCAGCTGATTCAGGAAGTTTTGAAAAAACCTGCGGCGACCACGAACCCTCCACACTACTCAAACGAAATTGAGCAGCACCTTGCAGAACTTTTGAAAATTCTGCCGGAAGTTTCCCGCTGGGATCTGATTCAGTATCTGATCCATGGAGCTCCGGAAAATTTTTCCGAGGAGGCAAGGGCAGAGATCGAGAAGACCAGAAAACATCTCGAGGAAATTTTTGGCACAACCCCGCAGGAAGTTTTTGCCGATCAGCGTTACGGATACATCGCAGGCATTCTTCATGAGTCGGTGAATCTTCATGCAGACTCGGGAGGAAAAAATCAGTCGGAACGAATCGACCGGTTTGTGACCAACAAGTGGCTCGGTTTTCCGATCTTTCTTGTGGTGATGTATGCGGTGTTCCAGATCGTGTTCATGCTCGGTGCGCCGTTCATGGATATGATCGACACCATCTTTGGCACAATTTCTGAAATGGCCGGCGACGCTCTTGCGGCGAGCGGAGCTCCTGCATGGGTGAGTTCGTTTGTCTGCGATGGTGTCATCAGCGGTGTCGGGTCGGTTGTGATCTTTTTGCCGAACATTATCCTGCTGTTCATCCTTCTGGCAATTCTTGAGGACTCAGGGTATCTCGCACGGGTCGCTGTGATTATGGATCGGATTATGCACCGACTTGGTCTTCACGGGAAGTCGTTTATTCCGATGATGCTTGGGTTCGGCTGCGGTGTTCCGGCAATTATGGCAACGCGTACGATGGAGACCGAGCGTGAGCGGCTGCTGACGATTCTTCTGACGCCGTTCATGTCCTGCTCGGCCCGTCTTCCGGTCTACCTTCTGCTGGTCGGCATCTTCTTTGTGCCGCAGGTGCAGGGTTTGGTAATGTTTTCGCTGTATCTGCTGGGCATTCTCGTTGCGCTGATTGTGGGGCTTCTGCTTCGCAAGACACTCTTCAAGGGTGAGTCTTCGGCATTTGTTCTGGAGATGCCTCCGTATCGGATTCCCACAATCAAAGGTGTTCTCATCCATTCGTTTGAGCATGCAGGTATGTTTCTGAAGAAGGCCGGCGTGATTATTTTCCCGGCGGTTCTTCTGATGTGGCTGCTTGCCTCGCTGCCATTCGGTGTTGAGTACGGATCTTCTGAGAGTGTGATTGGCATGATAGGTTCTGCGATTGCTCCCATCTTTGCACCGCTCGGCTTTGGTATTCCTGAGGCGGCGATTGCAATTATTATGGGACTGATTGCAAAAGAGGTTGTGGTGGCAACGTTTGGCACGCTGTTCGGCGTGGGCGAGGAGGCTCTGGGCGATGTGCTGATGAATGTGTTCACGCCGCTTTCCGCCTACTCGTTCATGGTGTTTATTCTTCTGTATATGCCGTGTCTTGCGGCGATGCTGACGGTTAAGCAGGAGACGAACTCGTGGAAGATTACGGTTGGGGCAGCTGTGATGATGTGCGTTGTTGCCTGGATTGTTTCCTTCATCATCTATCAGGGAGGTGTTCTTCTTGGATTCGGATGA
- a CDS encoding winged helix-turn-helix transcriptional regulator, with translation MYYPLSGLTISPAPVDFEDIDDGIPVVLVENPTFDPMKSLQEYIIITYSHAFGLPPVIFTEFLWVIFLFLTTGALTGLLARDPFSFKPNSRTMKLYNEIVENPGITATELAKITETSRGTTTHHINKLETAGKVRKVARKGMTCLYAGACSEDESIEFMQRLITREKPHKIFTAIAEAPGISQTELIEKTSISQSTLQWHLSQLARYNAVDTYREKNFIHYTILPEYLKIYQSLTSTNENNVE, from the coding sequence ATGTACTACCCTCTCTCAGGACTAACTATCTCTCCGGCACCAGTAGACTTTGAAGACATCGATGATGGGATTCCTGTGGTGCTCGTGGAAAATCCGACATTTGATCCCATGAAATCATTACAGGAATATATTATCATAACCTACAGCCATGCTTTCGGTCTTCCCCCCGTGATTTTTACCGAATTTCTCTGGGTCATTTTTCTCTTTCTCACCACCGGTGCCCTCACCGGCCTTCTGGCACGCGACCCGTTCTCCTTCAAGCCCAACTCTCGGACAATGAAACTCTACAACGAAATAGTCGAAAACCCAGGTATTACCGCAACCGAACTTGCAAAGATCACCGAGACCTCGCGGGGGACCACGACTCATCACATCAATAAACTTGAGACTGCAGGAAAAGTCCGAAAGGTCGCAAGAAAAGGCATGACCTGTTTGTATGCAGGAGCTTGCAGCGAGGATGAAAGCATCGAGTTCATGCAGCGGCTCATCACCCGAGAAAAACCGCACAAAATATTCACCGCGATTGCAGAAGCTCCGGGAATCTCGCAGACAGAACTCATAGAAAAAACAAGCATCTCGCAGTCGACTTTGCAGTGGCATCTCTCGCAGCTTGCACGCTACAATGCAGTGGATACCTATCGCGAGAAAAACTTCATCCACTACACAATTCTTCCTGAGTATCTCAAGATCTATCAGAGCCTCACGAGCACAAACGAGAATAATGTAGAATAG